The genomic window GGGACACTCGTTCATTCTTATGTATTGATGATAAGTGCTCATGATTCGGATTACTGTAGTGATGGTAACGGTTCACGTCAATGGGTGGCCTATTGAAAATATGCTAATAAAGTATGTGTCTTCTCGGAAGTCACCTAAATAAGTGAAGCCTTGATTAATATAAAAATCTTTTAATTTTTTATTCCCGGCCCAGCAATCTAAATATAGCGCTTTGTTTTCCATGTTAGCTTGAGAGATAGCAAAGGATATAATTAGAGAACCAAGGCCATAACCTTGCCACTTTGGTAAAAGGGCAATTTTAGAAAAATAATAACTATTAGGCTGAATATCGATCGAATTTAAATGATTAATCATTGTTAAAGAGAATGTGCCGATGCTTGTTGTCTCGTCTATTAAAAGGTATATATAGTTTTGTTCTATACTTTCAGCAAGTACATCTTTATCGAACGCTTCTGTCCATTGCTGAACACCTTTGTTGTGCAAGTGATGCGCTGCTTCATTTAATATTTGATACACTTCTAATAAGTTCTTTACAGTAGCTGCTTTAATTTCCAAGTTCATCTCATCCTCTACCACATATTACAGAAAGGTTGTTCATAATGCGTCGTATAGCTAGTATTTTTGTCATGGTTTTGACGGTTTTAATTGTAGCATTCATATTAAGATTTGGCAGTGCTTTGTATCAAGAAGGAAATCCAATTCCTGTATTAGTAGCTATTTGGGAACTGGAGACATCTAATGAGGAATACGTACAATATGCAGAAACTACTTCTACTCATTCATATGTATCATTTACTTATATGCATTTGAAGAAATTTATGAAGGACCAAGGTTGGGAGTATGCAGAACAAATCGGATCTGGTTTTGTTTTTAAAAAAGGGGATGTTCAAATTACTGTTTCAACTAGACAGTATTCAAAGTATTATGTTCTTTGGTATATCCCGACTGAGGTGTTTTCTTAAAAGGAATGAGAATTTGCGGTATAACAAGCGTGCCTAGGCACGCTTGTTGAGTGTGCATTGTTAAATGTCTTCATTATGACTGAGTTCCTTCAACTTTTTTCGAAACACAAACCCGATCATCCAAAGAAATAATGGTACAGCGATAGCAACCCCAAGACCAAAAATAATCCATTCATTCTCTAAAAAGCTAATTGCTCGATAATGGTCAAGAATATACCAATAGGAAAAACCGCCAAGAATAAGACTAACTGGGATAATAAAGGGGCGATAATCTTTTGCCGAAAATACTTTTTGTGCTGCAACGGAAGCGCAAAATAAACTAATCATTATTTGCGTTAAGATCGATAGTGCGAAAAATGCAACCATTATCATTTCATAGCGATGAATATACAATCCGATTTGTGCACTACGAGCCATTTGCATGCAGGACACAATGTATTGACCTGTTACATTCGCTGACAATACACCAACTTCTAATATGGGCCACATCAGTATAAACCCACCACCAAATAATACGCCTAGTGTAGCAGAACGGTACCATGTCTTGCTATCTTTTACTATCGGTAGTATAAGACCAGCCATCATGGCTGTAATGGCCCAATCTGCTAAATAATGCCGACTTGCCCATATTGTATTTAGTAAACCCGATTCAAGCACAGGTAACAATTCGCGTATATCAAAACGGCCAAACGATCCTAACAAAAGTAATATATTTAAACTTAATACGGAGAATACACCGATTAAGGCCATTCTTGATACAACTTCAATTCCAAAATGTATCGCGTATACGCCAACAGCTAACCCTAAGGTGACGAAAATCCATGTAGGAGCCTCCGGTAAAAAATAGTCTTTTAAATGATAGACAAAAGTCATCATGACAACAGCAAAGCTTCCTAGGAAAAAAAGAAAAAATAAAACACCTAGTAGTTTAGAGAAAAATGTGCCAAGAACGAACTCACCTTGATGAATCAAATCTCCTTTAGGTAACCGTTTGATAGCAGCAACAACAAGGAGCATTAGTAGTAAACCAAGTACATTACCTATGATGGAGGAAAGCCAAATGTCTCTGCCTACCTCTCTAGCCATGCTTCCTTGTGTTAAGCCAATTCCCTTTGCATACACCATATTGATAATGATTGCCATAAACATGCCGTTTGTAATTTGTGTTTTCAATTAACTTCAATCCTTCCCAGAACGTGTCGGGTCGTATAACAGTACAGAGCTCGTAATGTCCGTTTCTATCTCAACGTTAACAACCGCTTGTGTGAAGAGGTTGTCCCAATTATTACGAATTCCCTTCCATTCACTAGGAAACCTATTGTTAAAGACTTGTCCAAGTTCAAGAAAATCAAGTTTAAATTCCTTTTGAGCTTTATTTAAAACTGTTTGAATATCAGAAGAAAGCACTTTTTTAATCTCCTTCTGAAGTTGTTTAACCTCTTCCCTATTTTCAATTGAAAAAGGACAGCCAGCTTCAACGATGTTTGCATTAACTAGGAGCCTAACATCATACTTAGGTTTGCCATTTTCATATTTTGGTGTAACAGCAAAATTTTGTGAAATTATCTCCGCAGACATTTGTTTATTAGAATCTTTAGGACAAGGAACGACAATAACACCAGACTTTACGGTTTCTATAAAAGGGAGTAACCCACGAGTTTCTTCCTGTGTTAAGGTGCCTACTAATTTATCCTCATTGAACACACCTGCGCCAGCTAATTCTATTTGTTCATAAGCTCCAGCTTGCCCCGCTTTTTTATTAGAGACACCACGACCTATTAGTTTAACACGTGCGATAACAGGGTGATTAGTATTACTTAAATAAGCAGATTGCACATCTAAAAGCTCTGAGCGTGGGGCAGCACGGGACACCTCTGTATATCTGAATAACTTGTCAATTGCCTCACCTGGTATAACCTCTAGCCCAGTTAATGTTGAAACAACTGTACTCGCTCTATCGGGAGTAACCATAATCCATGTACGCATTCGTAACTCAGGATTTCTTGTGAAAAAATCAATAATATCATGGATACCTTCTCTAGCAAGATCCTCATTCACGACTATAGCAAAATTGTGTGCCCAAAAAACGCGGCGAGTGGATATGGTGGTTAAATTACGAATGGCTTCAAACAATGTTTGTCCATCTGCAGATGCAGACCAGATGGGATCACCTGTATTACCAGTCGGTGCACCAGTTTGACCACGTGCATCAGCAGGACGGGCAACCTGCACAGTTACTTGTACACCATTCTCTACTTTTTCACTTTTGTCTATCCCGACAGCCAATACTAGTGCTAAATCGTTAATCTCTTTTTTTCCAGCACATCCTGTAAGAAATGTAACTAGTAAAAGTACGAAAAATATCTTTTTCAGCGTTTATCCTTCCTTCCTAATTTGATCGGCTTTTTGAATGGCCGCCCTTTTTGTGATCTCTTTGATGAGGCACTAGCTTCCTCTTTTTCTGTCAGGTTATTATCCTGCTTCTTTTTTAGGTCATTCGCTAGCTCAACATCGTCGTTAGAGGAAGTTAGCTTCTTTCCTTGAGTATGGTCATGCTTGATGTTATTCGCTAGGTCGGCATCGTTGTTAAAAGAAGTGTTAGTATTTGTTTGTCTTTGTCCCACAGCATTACTATGGGAAGTCGCACTGTTGTTATCTTGCCGCTGCGGCTGTTTCATGTTGTTTAATAACTCATCGTCAGAATGAAAAGATGTGCTTTTCCTTTTTGTATCTTGCGTTTGAGTTTCTTTTTTTTGTGACGAGCTGTTGGCATTATCATGTTGCCCTTGTTTAATTGCATTGACTAGGTCGGCATCGTTATTAGGTGAATTGCTAGTGATTGTATGTTTTTGTTTCTTTTTAAGTGTATTTTCATTCGCTTTTTGACTGTCCTTTTGTGTAGCATTATCAGCTGACTCAGTATTTTTATTATCTTTTGTTTGTTTAATAACATCTACTAGGTCATTGTTCTGTTTGGAAGCCGCACTGTTCATTTCTGGATTGTCCTCCTTCTTTATGGACTTAGGTGTTTCATTATCTGTTCTTGAATCTTCATCATTTTGATGTTTGTTTTTCTGTTTAGCAAGATTTTCTGTTTTCTTTATATATGAGGATGAACCGTCTGTATAATTGCTTTGCTCGTCGTTGTCTTGCTGCTCTTTTTTACTTGCTTCGGCTTGTTTAGTTGCTTTTGTTGTGACACTCTCATTAACAGCTGATTTAGGTGGCGAAGGCTTCTGGTTGTCACCCTCGCGGTTTTCTTCACCTTCAGCTAGCTGAGGCTGCTTATTCATTTTCCACCAAGGGAGACGAATAACGGCATCCTTTTGGTCACTTGGCTGAAACGGCGTAGCGGGAGCTAAGTAAGGCTCGCCAAACGAACGTAATGAGATGGCGTGTATTGCAATAATCGAAAATGCAGCCGCAAAGCCTAAAAGGCCTAACGTTCCTGATGCTAGTAGAAGTGGAAACCGAATAAGTCTAATTGAAAAAGCAGCTGCATAGTTTGGAATGGCAAACGATGCAATACCTGTTAAGGCCACGATAATTACCATGAAGGGGGATACGAGTCCTGCTTGCACAGCTGCTTGTCCAATAATTAATGAGCCAACGATACTTACAGCCTGTCCCACTGGCTTTGGCATTCGCAAACCAGCTTCTCGCATGAGCTCAAAAGCAGTCTCCATAATTAATGCTTCTAAAAGTACAGGGTAAGGCACAACCTCTCGCCCTGAGGCTATAGTAAGCGCTAAAGGAGTTGGAATCATTTCCTGATGAAAGCTTGCTAGTAGCACGTAAAGTGATGGCAAAGTGAGACTGATAACAAAGGCAATATAACGTATTAACCGAAAGAATGATCCAGTATAGTAGCGCGAATAATAGTCATCACTCGCTTGTAAGTACTGCCAGAAATACGAAGGAACAACAAGAACAAACGGCGTGTTGTCTATAAAAATAGCGACTCGCCCTTCTAAAATTGCACCCGCCACTTTATCAGGTCGCTCCGTGCTTTGCACGGTTGGGAAGGGTGAAAGTGGGGCATCCTCAATAAACTCCTCGATATAGCCACTTTCGAGCACACTATCAATTTCGATTTTCTTTAATCTTTTCTTTACCTCGTCTACAAGACCTGGTTTAACCGTTTCTTTCAAGTAAGCAATATTAATATCAGTTTTTGTTTTTTTTCCTATTTGCATAGCATCTATACGAAAAAGTGGATCGCGAATACGACGGCGAACAAGTGCTGTATTTGTTCTAATATTTTCGGTGAAACCATCGCGTGGGCCGCGGACAACTTGTTCTGTCATAGGCTCTTCTACACTACGTGCATCAAAACCTTTTGAAGAAATGATTAGACCTTCACTTGATCCATCAACAAGAAGGACTGTATCTCCCACTAGAATTGCATCTATCGCTTCAGACACTTTTTTTATTTCCTTTAAAGATGCGTTCATAATTAAATTTTCTTTTAATTGTTTGATAAATTGTTCACGCTCTAAAACAGTAATTTTATCGAGAATTTTTGTTGCTTCGTATTGTAAAGCTTCGAGTAACTTTTCTATAGCTGATGTGTTAGTAAGCCCATCTGTATAAAAGCAAGCAGCTTTTAAACTTTGATAATCATGAAAAATAAAGTCTCTTTTGACTAAATCAACGCTATCTTCTAAAACATCTTTAATGTAAGAAATATTAGTTTTTAAATTTTTATCTAGTGGTAGCTGTAATGTTTTTTCAACAACTGATTGCGTTTGTGACATAGCATACTCCTTAAAACTAGGTTGTATTTTATGGTTAGTTTTCCCTTTGAAGTTAAATAATACATAGTAGAGGTGAAAAAAATGGATTTTTATCATATGTGGCTATATGAGAGTGTTTTAAATACGAAGTGGTTTATGTGGTTTGTGGCTATTGCTATATTTGCATTTAATATTTTGGCCCCTATATTAGTCTGGTTCATTATGAATAGCAAGGCAATTCCTTTTATCAATAAAAAGAAACAACAAAGTTAATGAGGTATCCGCTGTCTCTTTCTCTCTTTTCTTTCATATATTAGAAGTATTAGCAAGGGAAAGGAGAGAATTCATAATGCTATACAATATTACACGTGATTACATTGATGTAGGGAACGCAAGATCAGGTCAAAAGCTAAATGATGTTAAATTTATCGTAAGCCATGACACAGGTAATCCTGGTTCAACGGCGTACGCAAATCGAAATTATTTTCAGAATGTGCAACCTTCTGCCTCGGCACATACGTTTATTGATGATAATTATATTTTAGAAATAATACCATTAACGGAGAAGGCCTGGCATGTTCGGTATAACGTAGAAACAGATGATGAAATGTTTAGAGCAGATGCGAACGATGCAGCAATCGGGGTGGAACTTGCATGGGGTGGAAATATAGATTTTGAAAAAGCATATGATAGATATGTGTGGTATCATGCCTATTTAGTAGATAAATTTGGGTTGAATCCAAAAGAGGATATCGTAGCACATAGTACGCTAGATCCATCTAGACGAACAGATCCGGAAAATGCTTTACACCGCTATGGGATTTCATGGGAACAGTTTTTATCTGATGTCAACAATGTGTATCAAAATGAATTTCTTAATAATGATAATGACTCACAACCCCCAGCACCTGTTAAAGGGGTTTCCGTTGATTTGCCGATAAGAACGGGAGATGAAGGTCCATTCGTAAAGGAAATTCAACAAAATTTAATGAGAGCTGGATTTGCTTTACCTGTTTATGGAGCAGATGGTATATTCGGTTCAGAGACAGAGCGAGCTGTTATGCGATTTCAAAAAAAATACGGTTTGCAAGTAGATGGTCTTGTTGGTATG from Bacillus sp. HMF5848 includes these protein-coding regions:
- a CDS encoding GNAT family N-acetyltransferase: MEIKAATVKNLLEVYQILNEAAHHLHNKGVQQWTEAFDKDVLAESIEQNYIYLLIDETTSIGTFSLTMINHLNSIDIQPNSYYFSKIALLPKWQGYGLGSLIISFAISQANMENKALYLDCWAGNKKLKDFYINQGFTYLGDFREDTYFISIFSIGHPLT
- a CDS encoding GerAB/ArcD/ProY family transporter, with the protein product MKTQITNGMFMAIIINMVYAKGIGLTQGSMAREVGRDIWLSSIIGNVLGLLLMLLVVAAIKRLPKGDLIHQGEFVLGTFFSKLLGVLFFLFFLGSFAVVMMTFVYHLKDYFLPEAPTWIFVTLGLAVGVYAIHFGIEVVSRMALIGVFSVLSLNILLLLGSFGRFDIRELLPVLESGLLNTIWASRHYLADWAITAMMAGLILPIVKDSKTWYRSATLGVLFGGGFILMWPILEVGVLSANVTGQYIVSCMQMARSAQIGLYIHRYEMIMVAFFALSILTQIMISLFCASVAAQKVFSAKDYRPFIIPVSLILGGFSYWYILDHYRAISFLENEWIIFGLGVAIAVPLFLWMIGFVFRKKLKELSHNEDI
- a CDS encoding Ger(x)C family spore germination protein → MKKIFFVLLLVTFLTGCAGKKEINDLALVLAVGIDKSEKVENGVQVTVQVARPADARGQTGAPTGNTGDPIWSASADGQTLFEAIRNLTTISTRRVFWAHNFAIVVNEDLAREGIHDIIDFFTRNPELRMRTWIMVTPDRASTVVSTLTGLEVIPGEAIDKLFRYTEVSRAAPRSELLDVQSAYLSNTNHPVIARVKLIGRGVSNKKAGQAGAYEQIELAGAGVFNEDKLVGTLTQEETRGLLPFIETVKSGVIVVPCPKDSNKQMSAEIISQNFAVTPKYENGKPKYDVRLLVNANIVEAGCPFSIENREEVKQLQKEIKKVLSSDIQTVLNKAQKEFKLDFLELGQVFNNRFPSEWKGIRNNWDNLFTQAVVNVEIETDITSSVLLYDPTRSGKD
- a CDS encoding spore germination protein, which gives rise to MSQTQSVVEKTLQLPLDKNLKTNISYIKDVLEDSVDLVKRDFIFHDYQSLKAACFYTDGLTNTSAIEKLLEALQYEATKILDKITVLEREQFIKQLKENLIMNASLKEIKKVSEAIDAILVGDTVLLVDGSSEGLIISSKGFDARSVEEPMTEQVVRGPRDGFTENIRTNTALVRRRIRDPLFRIDAMQIGKKTKTDINIAYLKETVKPGLVDEVKKRLKKIEIDSVLESGYIEEFIEDAPLSPFPTVQSTERPDKVAGAILEGRVAIFIDNTPFVLVVPSYFWQYLQASDDYYSRYYTGSFFRLIRYIAFVISLTLPSLYVLLASFHQEMIPTPLALTIASGREVVPYPVLLEALIMETAFELMREAGLRMPKPVGQAVSIVGSLIIGQAAVQAGLVSPFMVIIVALTGIASFAIPNYAAAFSIRLIRFPLLLASGTLGLLGFAAAFSIIAIHAISLRSFGEPYLAPATPFQPSDQKDAVIRLPWWKMNKQPQLAEGEENREGDNQKPSPPKSAVNESVTTKATKQAEASKKEQQDNDEQSNYTDGSSSYIKKTENLAKQKNKHQNDEDSRTDNETPKSIKKEDNPEMNSAASKQNNDLVDVIKQTKDNKNTESADNATQKDSQKANENTLKKKQKHTITSNSPNNDADLVNAIKQGQHDNANSSSQKKETQTQDTKRKSTSFHSDDELLNNMKQPQRQDNNSATSHSNAVGQRQTNTNTSFNNDADLANNIKHDHTQGKKLTSSNDDVELANDLKKKQDNNLTEKEEASASSKRSQKGRPFKKPIKLGRKDKR